One Sphingobacteriaceae bacterium genomic region harbors:
- a CDS encoding VOC family protein translates to MTGETFAISRAVLRVGAAEEALFFYRDLLGFNAQVLSPGEDTAAAADGAEPEQVIALSAGDGEPPFLFLHANPSYQPRPPRTTGLYHLAVLLPGRISLGHLLRRLLTFRYPLQGASDHHVSEAVYLADPHGNGLELYADRPPSRWRRQGEMVHMTTQPLDIDDLLRQAAAAGDPGDDWRMPGGTRIGHIHMSVADLDRAETFYHRGLGLAVTLRHYPGARFFAADGYHHHVGTNIWAMVDRGPTPDDAFGLGSTTFAMTASGMKEAAARLEKLGFPVTPRNSGWAVRDWDGNRFYLQPLQR, encoded by the coding sequence TTGACAGGGGAGACTTTTGCCATCAGCAGGGCGGTGCTCCGGGTGGGCGCAGCCGAGGAAGCCTTGTTCTTCTACCGGGATCTGCTGGGCTTCAACGCCCAGGTCCTGTCCCCCGGCGAAGATACCGCGGCCGCAGCTGATGGAGCAGAGCCGGAGCAGGTCATCGCCCTCAGCGCCGGCGACGGGGAGCCTCCTTTTCTCTTCCTCCACGCCAACCCGAGTTATCAACCCCGGCCGCCCCGCACCACGGGCTTGTACCACCTGGCGGTGCTGCTGCCCGGCCGCATTTCCCTGGGGCATCTCCTGCGCCGCCTGCTGACCTTCCGCTATCCCCTGCAGGGGGCCTCGGACCACCATGTGAGCGAGGCGGTCTACCTGGCCGACCCCCACGGCAACGGCCTGGAGCTGTATGCCGACCGGCCCCCTTCCCGTTGGCGCCGCCAGGGGGAGATGGTCCATATGACCACCCAGCCCCTGGACATCGACGACCTGCTACGGCAGGCGGCCGCCGCCGGCGACCCGGGGGACGACTGGCGGATGCCCGGCGGCACCCGCATCGGGCACATCCACATGTCGGTGGCCGACCTGGACCGGGCCGAAACCTTCTATCACCGGGGATTGGGGCTGGCCGTGACCCTGCGCCACTACCCGGGGGCCCGCTTCTTCGCCGCCGACGGCTATCACCACCATGTGGGCACCAACATCTGGGCCATGGTGGATCGGGGCCCCACGCCCGACGATGCCTTCGGCCTGGGTTCGACCACTTTCGCCATGACCGCTTCCGGCATGAAGGAAGCTGCCGCCCGTTTGGAGAAATTGGGATTCCCCGTCACTCCCCGGAACTCGGGCTGGGCCGTCCGGGACTGGGACGGAAACCGCTTTTATCTCCAGCCGCTCCAACGGTAA